The DNA segment CGCGAGTCCTTCTCCTTCAGCCGCCTGCTGTTACCGAACTGATCCTTCATCTCCAGGGCGCGTTCCCGCAGCGCCTCCGCCTCGGACTCGGGTGCGTCCGCGCCGATCCGGCCGCCGCGCTGGTCGAGGAACTCATCGAAGCGTTCCTGGGATCCGCGAGCCAGATATTCGGAAGCGGCCTGCGGTGAGACTACCGGGGCCCGGCCGGCCAGCGCGGTGTCGAGGCGCTGCATCTCGTCGGCGTCGAGCGCACGGATCAGCGGATTCGCGTCCACGCCGACCTCGGGCGGGCGCGGCGGCGGCTCGGGCATCCGGGAGGGCACGTCGGCGCCGAGCTTGTTACCGGGCGCGGGCACCGCGCCACCGGTGAGCAGGTCGGCGGCCAGGGCTTTCGGGCTGAAGACAGGGCCCCCGGTCAGGCCACGTTCGACGCTGCCGCTGACCAGGGACTCGGCGCTGTTGAGGGCCAGCTCGCGGACGAACGGGTTGGTCGCGGCCAGTTTTGCGGTGCTGCCCAGCGCCGCGACGGTGCCCGCGCCGGCTGCTCCGGTCAGGGCTCCCACCAGGGCGTCCTTGCCCACCTGGCCCCAGTCGACCTCGCCGGTGGTGAATTTCTGGACGCCCGCGCTCGCGCCGCCCGCGATCAAGCCGCCGGACGCCGCCATCAGGGCTATGCCGGCCGGCCCGCCGACGCCGGTGAACATCAGGGCCACGCCGCCGACGACCATCGCGCCGGCCGCCAGGTACTCCCAGTTCTCCCCCACCCAGTCGGCCGCGCCCTCGAAGGCGCCGCTGCCCATCTCGTCGCGGTAGGCGCCCAGTTCGCTGTCCGAGATCGGTCGCAGTCCGAGGGGGTCCGCGTGGCCGACGGGGTCGTTGCCGGCGTAGTGGTACGGGTTTCCGGCTACCGGGGTCCCCGGGACGGGAGGCATCGGGTCGGGGCTGAGGAACGCTCGCGACGACGGGTCGTAGACACGGTTGCGCAGCCAGGTCAGGCCGGCGAACTCCAGCTCGCCGTGGAATCCGAGTCCAGGATCGGTCAGGGCCGGCGCGCCCCACTCGTCGCGGTCCTCACCGACGGTTCCCTGCCAGTCCGGTGTGAGCTGCTCGGATCCGGCCTGCCAGGGCACTCCGTGCGCGGCGACCGGAGTGGTCCCGATCAGGCAGGGCCGTCCGTCCCACACGATCGGGCTGCCGTCCACCTCGGCCAGTTCGCCCAGCGGATCGATGCGCACGCTGATCGTGCGGCCGCCGGCGGTGATGGATTTCAGCCTTCCGAAACCATCCCATTCGTACGACCTGGACGGGTCCCGTAGCCGACGCCCGGACTCGTCGTACTCATAGCCGGAATCGGTCAGCTGGCCCGCAGCGTCATAGGTGAACCGCTGTCCGCCGTCGCGGACCAGGCGGCCTTCGGCGTCGTAGTCGAGGGTCCGCCCGTCGGCGGCGACGAGCTGCCCGGCCGCGTCGTACCCGTAGGAGTGCTCGCCGTCCCCGATGATCCGCCCGGCCGCGTCCCGGGTGAGCCTCGCCGCCCGGTCGCCGAAGGCGTAGCCGCCGAGCCGTCCGTCGGCCGTGCGCTGCCAGGTGGCGCGGCGCGCGTCGGCTCCTTCGACTGCGGTGATTCGTCCCAGGGCGTCTCTTGTGACAGTGAGATGACCGGTCAGCGGTGCTGTCATATCGGACAGCAGCCCACCGTCGTCGTAGCGGTAGGTGATCGCGGAGCCGTCCGGCAGAGTGAGGGAGATCCGCTCGCCGTCCGGCCCGTACCGCCGGACCGTCGCCAGTCCGCCACGGCGCCCAGACGGGTCGTCACCGCGCTGGTCGTCCGGGGTGGCGTGGTCGTGACCGCGGCTGCTGGTGATGGTCCGGCGGCGTTCCCGCAGGCGGCCTGCCCGGTCCCAGGTGAGGGTCAGCTCCAGGTCGGCCTCGCGGACCGCCACCGGACGGCCGAGAGGGTCGCGACGGAAGGTGATCCGGGCGCCGTCGGCGGCGGTGATCGTGGCTACCCGGCCCGAGGCGTCGTACGACCAGCTCACGACACGGCCCGTGGCATCGCTCCGGCTGGTCAGGCGGCCTGCGGGGTCATAGGTGAACCGCGTCGGGCGGCCCAGCGGATCGGTCACCTCGACGACCCGGCCGGCTTCGTCGTGACGGTACGACGTGGAGCCGCCGAGCGGGCCGGTCACCCGGGTCAGCCAGCCGCGCGGGTGGTACTCGTAGGTGGTGCGGTTCCCGAGCGGGTCCAGGGCGGCGACGACGCGGCCGGCCTGGTCGCGGTGGAAACGGCGGGTGCCGCCCTCCTGATCGGTGATCGCCACGACACGACCGGCCGCGTCATAGGCATACCGGATGCCGTCACGTTCGGTGAGTCTGCCCGCCGCGTCGTAACGCAAACGGACCAGCCCGGCGGCGATCATCGCGCCGTCGGCGTCATAGCGGTAGGAGGTGCGGCGGCCGGCGCCGTCGACCCGAGCGCTGACCCGGCCGGCCGAGTCATGTTCGAAAGCGGTCACACGGCCTGCCGGCGAGACGAGCCGGCGGATGCGGCCGGCAGGGGTGTACTCGATCCGGGTCGGTCCGCCCTCGGGGCCCTCGATGAAGGTGCGCCGGCCGCAGCGGTCATAGCCGGCGCGGGCCGCCGTGCCGTCCGGCCGCAGGTGGGCGACGGTGCGGCCGAGCCGGTCGTAGGCGAAGGTGCTGCCGGTCAGGCCGTCGCCGAGGGCGGTGATCCGGCCGGTCACGTCGACCGTCGCGCTGTGCCGGGTGCCGGCCGGGTCGATCGCGGCGACCAGGTCGCCCTCGGCGTCGTACTCGCGCAGCCACGTCGCGCCGGACGGATCGGTCGTCGCCGTGAGCCGGCTGAGCGCGTCGTAGGTCAGATCCCACTTCGCGCCGTCGGCAGCGGTCATCCGAGCGAGATTGCCGAGGTCGTCCCAGCGCAGGCCGGTGACGTGGCCGAGCGGATCGGTGGTCGTCTCGGCGTTCCCGTGCGGGCCGTAGGCGGTCTCGCGGCGGGCGCCGGACGGGTCGGTGACGGCCACGATGCGGCCGCCGGGCGAGTATTCGTACGTCGTCACCCCACCGGCCGGATCCTGCCGTTCGACGAGGCGGCCGCTGCCGTCGTACCGGAAACGGGTCTCCCGCCCCAGCGGCGTGACCGCCGCGACCAGCCTTCCCTCGTCGTCGCGTCGCAGCCGTGCGGTGTTGCCGAGCGCATCAGTGACCGCGATCAGGTCTCCGGCGTCGTCGAACCCGAAGGACAGGGTGACACCGTCAGGATCGGTCACTTCACGAACAAGGCCATCCTGTACGGCGAACCGCGCGACACCGCCCTCACCATCGACGACCTCGACCGGGGTCCGCTCCTCGCCCGAGTATCGATATCGGACAACGGCGCCGTCGGCCGACACCTCCACGACGCGTCCCGCCTCGTCGTAGCGATACTCGAAGATCCCGCCACCGGACTCGGCACGTCGCAGCAGGCGGCCGCGTGAGTCCCATCGGAGAGTGGTGACCGCGCCTCGGCGATCGGTCACCGTGACCGGATTCCCCCACTCGTCATAGGTACGGCTCAGCCGCGCCCCGTGACCGTCGGTCACCGACAGCAGTCGTCCTCGCTGGTCATGGACGTAGGTGTTCGTCACCTCGCTGCCGGCGTCACCGACCACCGTGACCCGGCCGGGCAGATAGGCATAGCGGGTCCGCCGCCCGAACCGTGACTCCTGCTCCACCACGCGCCCATCAGCGTCGTAGCTGTTCCGAGCCTCGACCACACCGTCCGCGTCGACGACGGCGACAACCCGGCCGTGCTCGTCGACCTCATAACGGTTGTCACCCGCAGAGACGAGAACGCCGTCCACATAGCCGAAGGAGACGTCCCCGACAGCGGTGACCCGGTCCCCCGACCACTCCAGCGCGACCGTCCGGCCGCCACGCCCGGTGACACCGACCAGCCGCCCCTGCACATAACGGAACGCGAGCCGGTCCGCCTGCAGCAGCCGCCCCGTGCCGTCGAACACCCACACCCGGCCGTCGAACCACCGCAACTCCAGACCATCACCAGCCGGCACCACCTCGGCAGCGATCCCGACAACCCGGCCATAACCAGCACCCTGACGAGCGAACAGCGCCTGCTGACCATCCGGACCGCAATAGACAGCACCCACATCCGACGACACCAACCGGCAATCAGCCCACGACGACCAACCCCGCCCGAAAGCACCCACCACCGCCGACCGGCTGTTGTAAACCCTGCGCCAATGATGGGAATCGGACACCACCATGACGAAATTCCCACTAGCAGTATTAACCGGATCATCAGCGAAGCCACTAGTCGGCGGGAACCCGTACGAAATCGGATCATCAAAAGTCACCGAAACGCGACCACCACTCAAACCCACCGCCCGCAACGACGCCGCAATCGCCGCATCCGGCAGAAACCCGAGACCACCATCCCCGCCCGCCGCCCGGAAAGCCTCCGCGATCCGCGCCACCCACCGCGCATCGACCTCATTGAGATCCAGATACCGACCGAACGCACTGATCAACGACGCCGCGTCCAGAACACCCCAGCGGTTGCCGTCCTGGAAGGCCCCATAGGCCGCGCGCAGCCGGGCAAGCCGCCCCCGCAACTCGTCGTCGGCCGCCCGGCTGCCGCGGACGAACGCGTCCAGATCCTCCGGCCGAGCCGAACTGGTCGCCATGTCATTCCCGGACAGCGACGGCCGGCGGCGGGGCGGTGTAGACCGGTGGCGTGATCGGATCCGGCACCGGCGGCAGGTCGTCCTCGCCGAACAGGAAGTCGCCGATCTTGTCGAGAACGCCCTCCTCCTCCTGCCGGCGCTGCCATTCGCGGGCCTTCTCCCGCCGGTTCTGCTCCTCGCGGGCGAGCCGGGCGAGCTCGTCGACCTGGTTCGCCGCCTGCCGCATCGCGGTCGCGAGACGCTGTGCATCGGTCACGCAGAGGCCCATCCGGGTGGCGAACTGACGCGCGTACGCCCCGCGCCACTCCTCGGTGGCGACCGTCGCGGCCGCGGTCCGCCGGGGAACCACCCCCTCGCACTCGTCGGCGCTGGAGCGCAGCTGGGCAGCCAGATGGGTGGCCGCGTCCCAGTCGAACGGCACGTCTTCGGAAATCCCCCGCAGATCGACCATCGCCATCCCCTGCAATTGGCACGTGATTGCAAGGATAGGTGCGGAGTGAGGACAATGGGGAGTCCTGAATTAGTCCTTGATCCTTTTCAGTGATCTTTTAGGGGGCACGGGGAATGGCCGATCAAGAAGCGCTCGGCCGGGAATACCTCCTGCACGAGGAGATCGGCCGGGGCGCCGTGGCAGTGGTCCGCCGGGTCACCAGCCGGTCCGGAGGCCCGCCGCTCGCCGCGAAACTGCTGCGCCCGGAGTTCGCGTCGGACCGCCGCGTCCGCGAGCTGTTCCTCCGGGAGCAGGCCGCGCTGCGCGACCTCGACCATCCGAACATCGTGGGACTGCGCGACCTCGTCGTCGAGGGCGACACCTTGGCTTTGATCATGGACTTCGTGGACGGGCCGAACCTGCGCCGCTACCTGGAGTTCCGCGGCGGCCGCCTGCCCGCACCCGAGGTGGCGGCGATCGCCGGGCAGGTCGCCGCCGCCCTCGCAGCGGCCCACGCCCAAGGGGTCGTGCACCTCGATCTGAAACCGGAGAACATCCTGGTCGTTCCGGGTGCCGGGCCCCCGCAGGCGCGGATCACCGACTTCGGGGTGGCGGTGCTGCTGCACGACGCCGAGCGGGGCGCGCCGGGCGGCACACCGGGCTACACCGCCCCGGAGGTCTTCGGGGGCGGTGTAGCCACGGCTGCCGCTGACGTGTGGTCGCTCGGGGTGCTGATGGCCGAGCTCTCGACGGGCATCCCGGGGATGGATCCGGGCGTGCTGCCGCCGTCGCTGTCCCCGGTGGCCCGCGATTGCCTGGCCGCCGACCCGAGGCAGAGGCCGCCGGCGCGCCGGGTGGCCGCCTACCTGCGCAACGCCGGCGCCGCGCCGCCGCCAGCGGCTGCCGAACCCGGATCTGGGAACGCCGCACCGCCCCCGGCCGCCGCCGAACCCGGATCTTGGAACGCCGCACCGCCCTCGGCCGCCACCGGAGCCGGATCCTGGAGCGCGGCGCCGCCCCCGCCGGCTCTCCACGACACCCGGCTCCGGCCCGGCGTCACTCCACCGGCGCCAGCGCCACCCCCGACGCCACCGGCGAAGACCTCACGGTGGCGACGTGGACCGCTCATCACCCTCGGCGTCGTCGCTCTCGTCGCGGCCACCCTCGCCGGCATCAACGCGGCGTCGGCCG comes from the Actinoplanes sp. OR16 genome and includes:
- a CDS encoding RHS repeat-associated core domain-containing protein; the protein is MRWFDGRVWVFDGTGRLLQADRLAFRYVQGRLVGVTGRGGRTVALEWSGDRVTAVGDVSFGYVDGVLVSAGDNRYEVDEHGRVVAVVDADGVVEARNSYDADGRVVEQESRFGRRTRYAYLPGRVTVVGDAGSEVTNTYVHDQRGRLLSVTDGHGARLSRTYDEWGNPVTVTDRRGAVTTLRWDSRGRLLRRAESGGGIFEYRYDEAGRVVEVSADGAVVRYRYSGEERTPVEVVDGEGGVARFAVQDGLVREVTDPDGVTLSFGFDDAGDLIAVTDALGNTARLRRDDEGRLVAAVTPLGRETRFRYDGSGRLVERQDPAGGVTTYEYSPGGRIVAVTDPSGARRETAYGPHGNAETTTDPLGHVTGLRWDDLGNLARMTAADGAKWDLTYDALSRLTATTDPSGATWLREYDAEGDLVAAIDPAGTRHSATVDVTGRITALGDGLTGSTFAYDRLGRTVAHLRPDGTAARAGYDRCGRRTFIEGPEGGPTRIEYTPAGRIRRLVSPAGRVTAFEHDSAGRVSARVDGAGRRTSYRYDADGAMIAAGLVRLRYDAAGRLTERDGIRYAYDAAGRVVAITDQEGGTRRFHRDQAGRVVAALDPLGNRTTYEYHPRGWLTRVTGPLGGSTSYRHDEAGRVVEVTDPLGRPTRFTYDPAGRLTSRSDATGRVVSWSYDASGRVATITAADGARITFRRDPLGRPVAVREADLELTLTWDRAGRLRERRRTITSSRGHDHATPDDQRGDDPSGRRGGLATVRRYGPDGERISLTLPDGSAITYRYDDGGLLSDMTAPLTGHLTVTRDALGRITAVEGADARRATWQRTADGRLGGYAFGDRAARLTRDAAGRIIGDGEHSYGYDAAGQLVAADGRTLDYDAEGRLVRDGGQRFTYDAAGQLTDSGYEYDESGRRLRDPSRSYEWDGFGRLKSITAGGRTISVRIDPLGELAEVDGSPIVWDGRPCLIGTTPVAAHGVPWQAGSEQLTPDWQGTVGEDRDEWGAPALTDPGLGFHGELEFAGLTWLRNRVYDPSSRAFLSPDPMPPVPGTPVAGNPYHYAGNDPVGHADPLGLRPISDSELGAYRDEMGSGAFEGAADWVGENWEYLAAGAMVVGGVALMFTGVGGPAGIALMAASGGLIAGGASAGVQKFTTGEVDWGQVGKDALVGALTGAAGAGTVAALGSTAKLAATNPFVRELALNSAESLVSGSVERGLTGGPVFSPKALAADLLTGGAVPAPGNKLGADVPSRMPEPPPRPPEVGVDANPLIRALDADEMQRLDTALAGRAPVVSPQAASEYLARGSQERFDEFLDQRGGRIGADAPESEAEALRERALEMKDQFGNSRRLKEKDSRVAASVMRDDIPLITADKKFIGFLRDFPYPVEPF